Proteins encoded within one genomic window of Bacillus sp. F19:
- a CDS encoding S1C family serine protease, translating into MKKNWIISITLSILIISAGVFGYFRIQYSAADNVFAESEILLENKEKQKETELELKEIIREAQKKVVMVELADGTVGSGFLYNKMGDIITNAHVVAGVKDVKVRTTDAKGFNGHVIGISTETDVALVRVEGLKNQEPVRISKHHDAELGQEIVALGSPLGLQNTVTTGIISGTNRDFDLPPYKYSGVHQISAPIGPGNSGGPLLERNDGQVIGMNSARMEEGEIGFSIPIEDILPLAESWSQNPMKSLPTDLGLDVSEEISENKKLETAEYLISYYIESIDFHDYVTAYSLLGSSLKSERSYEAFRNQFNDLLSIKIQHLNTEKKGEKIQVDADVIAEIKQNGNKVEQKYKASYIVAYENEQARIIEEKKK; encoded by the coding sequence ATGAAAAAAAACTGGATAATAAGCATCACATTGTCTATTCTAATTATTTCAGCAGGGGTTTTTGGCTATTTCCGCATTCAGTATTCTGCAGCAGATAATGTATTCGCCGAGTCAGAAATCCTCCTTGAAAACAAGGAAAAGCAGAAGGAGACAGAACTTGAATTAAAAGAAATTATCAGGGAAGCCCAAAAGAAGGTTGTCATGGTGGAGCTTGCAGATGGAACAGTTGGTTCAGGGTTTCTTTATAATAAAATGGGAGACATTATCACAAACGCGCATGTCGTAGCAGGTGTTAAAGATGTTAAAGTCAGAACCACCGATGCGAAAGGATTTAACGGGCATGTGATTGGAATCAGCACTGAAACGGATGTTGCGTTAGTGAGAGTAGAAGGATTAAAGAATCAGGAGCCGGTGCGGATATCAAAGCATCATGATGCAGAGCTTGGACAGGAAATAGTAGCGCTTGGAAGTCCGCTTGGTTTGCAAAATACTGTTACTACAGGGATCATCAGCGGAACAAATCGAGATTTTGATCTGCCTCCCTACAAGTATTCGGGAGTTCATCAGATTTCTGCACCTATTGGACCCGGAAACAGCGGGGGGCCCCTTTTGGAACGGAATGATGGACAAGTCATCGGAATGAATTCCGCCAGAATGGAAGAAGGAGAAATCGGATTCAGCATACCTATTGAAGATATACTTCCACTTGCAGAAAGCTGGTCACAAAACCCGATGAAATCTCTTCCAACAGATCTGGGTCTTGACGTTTCAGAGGAAATAAGTGAAAATAAAAAGTTAGAAACAGCAGAGTATTTAATCAGCTACTACATAGAAAGTATTGACTTCCACGACTATGTAACGGCCTATTCATTATTAGGGAGCAGTTTAAAGTCTGAAAGGTCATATGAAGCCTTTAGAAATCAGTTTAACGATTTGTTGTCTATCAAAATTCAACATCTCAATACAGAGAAAAAAGGTGAAAAGATTCAAGTTGATGCAGACGTAATCGCTGAGATCAAACAAAACGGCAATAAAGTTGAGCAGAAATATAAAGCTTCTTATATAGTGGCATATGAAAATGAACAGGCCAGAATAATCGAAGAAAAGAAAAAATGA
- a CDS encoding zinc ribbon domain-containing protein, with the protein MQCHYCGEKEIEKFSNYCPHCGKKLFMNDRERKLYRLSKRSLYILPAVSFVLVSSLLFAVYEHEAAKNEEVVTLQKKAEQSALAGEYSKALQYAEKGIQLRSGYDVLKQEKELIMLIQEYNQDLEQIKEHIQKSNYDQASTEIDLLTRIISGHSSPLYSRLQSELSKADMNVTVGEIKEQINELNSIDQLAEKLKEVTVLDAAEADIVKEQIKSKMVMIGSANAEEDLTQKQFNSAIVTVDKALQYDGDNEKLLSLKDKILSEKTAFEQAEQKRIERAVTVAKEEKRLKDEAVKVLETKVTVDEFGDAKTSGKIKNTSKSAIHSITVQFTVSDKDGKEIERGKTNVYPNELKPGKEAAFEHITYGVNDDVVFTIENIMLYQD; encoded by the coding sequence ATGCAATGTCATTATTGCGGAGAAAAAGAGATTGAAAAATTCTCAAACTACTGTCCGCATTGCGGAAAAAAATTATTTATGAATGACAGGGAACGGAAACTCTATCGTTTATCCAAACGTTCTTTATACATACTTCCTGCTGTGAGTTTTGTTTTAGTTTCAAGTCTATTATTTGCTGTATACGAGCATGAAGCAGCAAAAAATGAAGAAGTAGTTACGCTTCAAAAAAAAGCAGAGCAATCAGCTTTAGCAGGAGAATACAGTAAAGCACTTCAATATGCTGAAAAGGGCATCCAATTAAGAAGTGGATATGATGTGCTTAAACAGGAAAAAGAGCTGATTATGCTGATTCAGGAATATAATCAGGATTTAGAACAAATTAAAGAACATATTCAAAAAAGCAACTATGATCAAGCCTCAACAGAAATTGATTTATTAACCAGAATCATCAGCGGACATTCATCTCCCCTTTACAGCCGCCTGCAGTCTGAACTCAGCAAGGCAGATATGAATGTAACGGTCGGAGAAATCAAAGAACAAATAAATGAACTGAATTCCATTGATCAGTTAGCTGAAAAACTTAAAGAGGTCACTGTTCTTGACGCAGCTGAAGCAGACATAGTGAAAGAACAAATCAAATCTAAAATGGTAATGATTGGTTCAGCGAATGCTGAGGAGGATTTAACTCAAAAGCAATTCAACTCAGCCATTGTGACAGTTGATAAAGCATTGCAATATGATGGGGACAATGAAAAGCTATTGTCTTTAAAAGATAAAATCCTTTCTGAAAAAACGGCTTTCGAACAGGCTGAACAAAAAAGGATAGAGAGAGCTGTTACAGTTGCAAAAGAGGAAAAACGCTTAAAAGATGAAGCTGTTAAGGTTTTAGAAACAAAAGTGACAGTAGATGAATTCGGAGATGCAAAAACTTCAGGAAAAATTAAAAATACTTCTAAATCTGCCATTCACTCTATAACCGTCCAATTCACGGTTTCTGACAAAGATGGAAAAGAGATTGAAAGAGGCAAAACAAACGTCTATCCGAATGAATTGAAACCGGGAAAAGAGGCAGCATTCGAACACATCACATATGGCGTAAATGACGATGTTGTTTTCACTATTGAAAATATCATGTTGTACCAAGACTAA